From a single Pseudalkalibacillus hwajinpoensis genomic region:
- a CDS encoding aldo/keto reductase — translation MKEVKITDRGISPIGLGTWNMGDGKEKYTQELNALRAGLDAGIQVIDTAEMYGDGNSESLVGNAIEPFEREKLFMM, via the coding sequence GTGAAAGAAGTTAAAATAACTGATAGGGGAATTTCCCCAATAGGTTTAGGTACTTGGAATATGGGAGATGGCAAGGAAAAGTATACACAAGAATTAAATGCTTTGAGAGCGGGTTTAGACGCGGGTATACAAGTCATTGATACAGCGGAAATGTACGGTGACGGGAATTCTGAAAGTTTAGTAGGTAACGCCATTGAACCTTTTGAACGAGAAAAGCTATTCATGATGTAA
- a CDS encoding S1C family serine protease yields MEIKESEIGTEVIALGSPQGLENTASIGYLTGLDRSFVSEFQYENVYQIDAQVSPGSSGGPLLDAITGKVIGINSALLTKDESIAFSIPIYTMTKLLNSWSNSPMNANEVANTFDFYNEFAVDDEYEYEDSFNAYGIPFDEASLSDFIITFRQEYEFALQSEDFRYIEDMLLYDSQAYYEMSEYIDEITGQGMVFNFTSNEVTNIDMQADKLLSAPTRFLTS; encoded by the coding sequence ATGGAGATAAAAGAGTCTGAAATTGGTACAGAAGTTATTGCACTTGGAAGTCCTCAAGGATTGGAAAACACAGCATCCATCGGATATCTGACTGGTCTCGATCGTTCATTCGTTTCGGAATTTCAATACGAAAACGTATATCAAATCGATGCACAAGTTTCACCAGGAAGCAGCGGAGGGCCGTTATTGGATGCAATAACAGGAAAAGTAATCGGTATCAACTCGGCATTATTAACAAAAGATGAATCGATAGCGTTCTCTATTCCCATCTACACAATGACGAAGCTTTTAAATAGCTGGTCCAATTCGCCGATGAATGCTAATGAGGTAGCCAACACATTTGATTTTTATAATGAATTTGCCGTCGATGACGAATATGAGTACGAAGACAGTTTCAATGCTTACGGTATTCCTTTTGATGAAGCAAGTCTGTCTGACTTTATCATCACTTTCCGCCAAGAATATGAATTTGCATTGCAAAGTGAAGACTTCCGTTATATTGAAGATATGCTTCTCTATGACAGTCAAGCCTATTATGAAATGTCCGAATATATAGATGAAATAACCGGTCAAGGGATGGTCTTCAATTTCACTTCAAATGAAGTTACCAATATTGACATGCAGGCAGATAAGCTATTGTCAGCACCTACGAGGTTTTTGACTTCATGA
- a CDS encoding serine protease produces MPNVEKEKNTTDQKASPSLKPSTEKEKKEIIRDVQTKVYTILTTDSQGYGFLFQENGAIVTNAHVVAGYIDVVVRDQNNRELNGTVIGISNQYDVALIQVHDLAGTPPFRNGDKRV; encoded by the coding sequence TTGCCAAACGTTGAGAAGGAAAAGAATACTACTGATCAAAAAGCATCACCTTCACTTAAACCGTCCACTGAAAAGGAAAAAAAAGAAATTATACGGGATGTCCAAACGAAAGTGTACACAATCCTTACAACGGATAGCCAGGGGTATGGATTTTTGTTCCAAGAAAATGGCGCAATTGTGACCAATGCTCATGTTGTGGCAGGCTATATTGATGTCGTGGTGCGAGACCAGAATAACCGTGAACTGAACGGCACGGTGATCGGCATATCGAATCAATACGATGTAGCATTAATTCAAGTTCATGACTTAGCAGGCACACCTCCTTTTAGAAATGGAGATAAAAGAGTCTGA
- a CDS encoding zinc-ribbon domain-containing protein has product MFCPKCGTKNIENARFCIQCGHSYNHKQKRNRWWLTGIILTFFLLSGGFIYYIVLDNEHPRETAVEETIQTQVERNSNLINWKNNQKLKKT; this is encoded by the coding sequence ATGTTTTGTCCAAAGTGTGGGACAAAAAACATCGAAAATGCACGGTTTTGCATCCAATGTGGTCACTCCTATAATCATAAACAGAAGAGAAATAGATGGTGGTTGACCGGCATCATCCTTACTTTTTTTCTTTTAAGCGGAGGATTCATTTATTATATTGTTCTCGATAACGAACATCCCAGAGAAACTGCAGTGGAAGAAACGATACAAACTCAAGTAGAAAGAAACTCTAATCTAATAAACTGGAAGAACAACCAAAAGTTAAAAAAGACATAA